In Maniola jurtina chromosome Z, ilManJurt1.1, whole genome shotgun sequence, the genomic window AGGtgtgtgggtttaatgaaaactgttttcaggttagcccacttctatcttagactgcatcatcacttactaccaggtgtgattgcagtcaaaggctaacttgtatctaaataaaaaaaatgcttgCAAGTTATTGTGATATAGCATAAAGTTTAGGTTAAGgtttaactatattattactttttagttctGGCAGTTCTGGTGTATCAGTTGATTTTTCATTTACTGTTGTATCCAAAGTTGTATCATAATAAAGTCTTAAATATGGATGTATGTTTTCTTCCATAGAATATAATAGTTaattagttatattataatattagttatagtataatagttacataatataatagtatctaataataatataataatatctatgtaaaaaatgtcaaaattggttaaagtATTGGACTGTAAAAGGactacaaacagacaaacatgcttttgtatttatgtataactagctgatgcccgcgactttgttcgcgtggatgtaggtttttaaaaaatccgtgggatttctttgattttccgggataaaagtagcctatccgctaatccagggtataatctatctccattctaaatttcagcccaatccgtccagtggtttttgcgtgaaggagtaactaacacacacacacacacacatacacacaaactttcgcctttataatattagtgtgataatattattagtgtgatattagctTGGTTTACCCCTACAACTGCATTATAATTGAGCTGTAAGAACCAAAGTATTAATCAATCCATCTATAAtgtgttaattaattacttacagtATTGACCATCAGACAATgaccatcaaaaaaaaaagcacaatactttaaataaatgatttgagttttgagtttttgaGTGTCATTTATATAAGGCCAtattagcaacattgttatttgccTAATGGTCTAAGTTACCTTATTTTTGTCAGGatattttaggttttttaaattgaagCTTCTAtgcttgataataatataattttaatgttttactaCATTTTCGGAACACTTCTAAGTTTTTATACACATATATCAAAATTATGTACTATAACCGGTAAGGTACGGTGCAGTGTCAAAGTTTCGGAATTCAGATATTAGATATATCCGAATTCCGAAACTTTGACACTGCCAACTGGCAAATGACAAGccaatctaaattattattaatttctgaTTTCTGTTTCTTTGCAGAAGATGATTGGGAGGTTCCCTTTGAACTTATCACAGATATGGTATATTTGGGCTCTGGAGCTCAAGGCGTGGTTTTTGGAGGTTCCTTCAAAGGTGAAATGGTAGCTGTCAAAAAGTTAAGAGATAAAAGTGAGCCAAACATAAATCACCTCAGGAAATTAAATCATGAAAACATAGGTATGGGacataatgttttaaatatttgtgtttGCCAAAATATATTATCTTCAAGATTTTCGTAGTTACTTATAGTATGTACTTTTTTTGCATTATTATATATTTGTACTTGCAGTTCGATTCCGTGGTGTTTGCACTGGTTCTCAATTTCATTGCCTCGTTATGGAGTACTGCCAATATGGACCTCTCTTCGATTTTATCCATAGTGGAGTTTCATTCAATCCAAAGCAGATAGTTCGTTGGGCCAGGGATATTGCTCTAGGCATGAGTTACCTCCACACACATAAGATTATACACAGAGATCTTAAAAGCCCTAAGTAAGTTTCACTATGTCAatgtttttctattttcaaTCGGCATACTATGTCTGACGactatgttgtttttttttcagtgttCTAATTGCTGATAACCTTGTAGTCAAAGTGAGCGACTTTGGTACAAGTCGAGAATGGAATGATGTCAGTGCTATTATGAGCTTTACTGGCACTGTTGCATGGATGGCTCCAGAAGTAATCCGCCATGAGCCATGCTCGGAAAGAGTTGATGTGTGGTCTTATGGAGTGGTACTATGGGAGCTTCTTACTCAGGAAGTCCCATACAAGAATCTAGAAACACATGCTATAATGTGGGGAGTGGGAACTGACACCATTGCACTACCTGTGCCATCAACGTGCCCAAGTAGCATACAACTATTGCTAAATCAATGCTGGAATCGAGTACCTCGCAACAGGTAATACATCACACCTTACAAGTTATCTCAAGTCTTTTTCTATTCATGTTGTATGTATCAACagcaccctattactaagcctccgctgtccatctgtccgtttgtctatccttttgtctgtcaacgggctgtatctctgTAACTTGTAAGCTTAACTGTAATATGTagggtgttgaaattttcacagaatgtgtatttccatcaccactataacaaaaaataataaaaaatttaaatgactgccatgaaaattaaaaagaaaatatttcttGTGTGATGGCACTGGATTGAATcccaagcaaaattcattcacctggcCTCTCTTGAGGTGCAGTCAGAGAGAATAGATGACACGCACAAATAACATTGTTTgcttcatctgtggaaacagcactattttaggttccacccACCAACAAGTTATCGCTTTGATGAAGCAGGCTCTTAAGCGACAAATCCTTTGTAGCATTGTCATTGCACTGCCAAGTAATATGGAGCAAGCGAGCAAGTtgtcttaaattaaaaattaatatttacagaCCACCTTTTAAGATCATCGCAGCACATTTAGAGATGGCAGGTGAAGATCTTTGCTCCTTGGACCAAGAAACTTTCAATATAACACAAGCTCTATGGCGCCAGGAGGCGCATAGCTGCATGGAGAGACTTTACGCTAAGTATGTTTGTTCTATCTACGACGAACATTAGGCACAGGTCACACAGATGATTGcttctaataaaatattgttttgcttAGGAGTGATAAGCCTGTACCAACTGCACAGCGTCGAGAAGATTTGAATCATGCCCGCGACGTGCGCTACGTGTACGAACAACAGCTCACTCGCGCCAACGAGCTCTACATGGAAGTATGTGCTGTACGTTTGCAGCTTGAACAACGAGAACGAATCATTGCTGAGTATGTAGATTTATTTATGtgaaaaacaatattttctttgtatttaaACGTTTAATTGAAATATGACATTTTGATAAACAGGAAAGAGATGGCTCTGAGTAATTGCCGCTGTGGAATCCGGAAAAACTTTAAACACTTTCACCGTCAGACGTCTTCATCCTCGGACGGCGTGAAAGGAGCGATGGCTATCGTCACTGAAAACATTGTACGCCGTCGGAAGAAGAAACACGGTATCAACAATTCTGCTCAGCTATTAGTGAATGATGAAGATAAACCAAATGAAACCCAAACAGCCATCGCGGCATCGGATGATTGTGTAGCTTGCGTCTGCAACGATGAGAGCATCCAAAACAACAATGTGACAACCCTCACGACATTTAAAGACACCATTGTCGAAGACAATGGAAACATAATCGTCAAGGATACCGGATGCAACAATGAAATTTCCGTCAATGATAACTATATTCCAGACCTCGCTCATGTTTAGGTTTAGTTGAAATtagagaattttaaaaaatgtacttatGATTAATCTatttaagatatatgagaatttcTTTAATGTTTTTACAAAtacaattaattacctatttgaTTAATGATTTGGTAGGTATATTGGACGAGATTTATTAGAAgctttttttgtaattattatttgaaaggaaaattagtaattttaagTATACTTTTAGGACATTAATGAtctcttataattttattctttgGTTGACTCCCCCAATAAAGGATCTCATTTCCTGATCTGTATTACTGTTGTGTGTATGTAATTAGAATTATAAGTTTCACTATGTGTATTTGACTAGAATCAGGCGGTCTTTACATACTGATACTAGATGacatgttttttaaaaaaaaaaaaagaatattagccatgctagtcataactaatactcccctttcccctccaattaagcgtaaagcttgtgccaggagtgggtgcgacaatagtgcaacgggtggggtttgatgTGCGTAGTTCCAGCGGAATAATgtcaaatgataataattattgcgtACGATCTGAGAaaggactcgccatatttgctctattaACTGGCATGTCGAAAGTATGGTTTAGTGTAGCAAAGGATATACTTAGCTGCAACACGTCAGATTTATAACTACAGGAGCAGAAATGGGCTCGACCGTAGCAAAAGCTAGTGTTATGCCTGGGGACTAGTATGTCCGACGTTGGGAtcttgtatatattatatagtgcTCTGTAATTAAAACCTTGCGAAATTCAGGCTCATACTTAATAATAgagtattttattacaaattttttattactttattataaactaggataaaaataatgacgtaaactgaaaaaactaattaaatcgatcaaataacaaaaaagttataaccatttaaatatttcagattagacagagatagcgatatAGCATTTTGACGTCACTCCGTGCTAATGTCATGGTAGCTTCGTgcagtttcatacaaattttcgttttgcgacaaagggatagaagaccctcccactccaaaattaaaatgcctgtgactttgtaaatctttgttggattttaatatttttttcagcgtacgtcattatttttatcctagtttataataaaataataatatttatcaaattcaaaagtaggaaaATACCCAACTGAAGACACCTAGTATCAGTTTGTGGAGACAGTCACAAGTTAATCTAAGGGTAATGTTTGCAGCTACCTAGTTATCATAAGTAGTATTGGAAGATTTAAAGCAAGGGCTTAAGTTACGATTGAAAAAaatagtggtaaattattttgacgattcaaaagcacttgtaaaagtttatttgaataaaaatatattctattctattctattcaatggTCTTAGAGTCCTGAAAACcacaaatacatttttttcattcatttacGTCACATATAACAACGTAAGTTACCTATAAAGttagttatttgtcaaaaatactatactatatatatatatatatatataatactatagtaattatgtttttaaatgCAATAATAACATTCTTACTAAGTATCATTGATAGATAGATCGAATATTGAAACGTCACAACATATTAACATCTGATTCAATGTAAAACTTGTGTATAATTTGCTTCACAGGCCTACATTatgattaatgattattttactgtttaacttaaaagtattttaatttactgTCTTATGATTATTAAGAATATTTTGGAAGTACGATCTGgctaatatataataaaatgaaGATGCTAGAAAtaatgcatagataatatttggAATTATGTATGcttatataatatacttttatATTAATAGAGTACGTATATATATAGAATTTTTGACTGCAGTAAAAAGCTTGTAGTTTTATACCTTTGCattccaaaatgtttttattactagataggta contains:
- the LOC123880175 gene encoding mitogen-activated protein kinase kinase kinase 12-like, whose translation is MVDPLAHIEFSATTARYTMKDDNPPLGSPALERDKRTIYWTSGVLDCFSTVWSLFKTGKYEESQEDDWEVPFELITDMVYLGSGAQGVVFGGSFKGEMVAVKKLRDKSEPNINHLRKLNHENIVRFRGVCTGSQFHCLVMEYCQYGPLFDFIHSGVSFNPKQIVRWARDIALGMSYLHTHKIIHRDLKSPNVLIADNLVVKVSDFGTSREWNDVSAIMSFTGTVAWMAPEVIRHEPCSERVDVWSYGVVLWELLTQEVPYKNLETHAIMWGVGTDTIALPVPSTCPSSIQLLLNQCWNRVPRNRPPFKIIAAHLEMAGEDLCSLDQETFNITQALWRQEAHSCMERLYAKSDKPVPTAQRREDLNHARDVRYVYEQQLTRANELYMEVCAVRLQLEQRERIIAEKEMALSNCRCGIRKNFKHFHRQTSSSSDGVKGAMAIVTENIVRRRKKKHGINNSAQLLVNDEDKPNETQTAIAASDDCVACVCNDESIQNNNVTTLTTFKDTIVEDNGNIIVKDTGCNNEISVNDNYIPDLAHV